One genomic region from Metallosphaera tengchongensis encodes:
- a CDS encoding TATA-box-binding protein, whose amino-acid sequence MSIENIVATVTLEQTLDLYAMERSVPNVEYDPDQFPGLIFRLESPKVTSLIFKSGKMVVTGAKSTEELIKAVKRIIKSLRRYGIRIGGKPKIQIQNIVASANMHVHVNLDKAAFLLENNMYEPEQFPGLIFRMDDPRVVLLIFSSGKMVITGAKREDEVYKAVKRIFDKLEELDCIKPVEEEEELEI is encoded by the coding sequence ATAAGTATCGAGAATATAGTTGCTACCGTAACTTTGGAGCAAACTCTGGATTTGTACGCGATGGAAAGAAGCGTTCCAAATGTGGAGTATGATCCAGATCAATTTCCAGGTTTAATTTTTAGATTAGAGAGTCCTAAGGTAACATCCCTCATATTCAAGTCTGGGAAGATGGTGGTTACTGGGGCTAAAAGTACCGAGGAGTTGATAAAGGCCGTAAAGAGGATTATCAAAAGTCTAAGAAGATATGGAATAAGGATAGGTGGCAAACCTAAGATACAAATTCAAAATATAGTTGCCTCCGCCAATATGCACGTCCACGTAAACTTGGACAAGGCAGCCTTTCTCCTGGAGAACAACATGTACGAGCCGGAGCAGTTTCCAGGCCTAATATTCAGGATGGACGACCCTAGAGTAGTCCTTCTCATATTTAGTAGCGGGAAGATGGTAATAACTGGTGCAAAGAGGGAAGATGAGGTTTACAAAGCAGTAAAGAGAATCTTCGACAAGTTAGAGGAACTGGACTGCATAAAGCCTGTGGAAGAGGAGGAGGAATTAGAAATTTAA
- the dph5 gene encoding diphthine synthase, with product MANIYFVGLGPSKMFLTKASIEAMRNADLIMLDKYTSITCDLTAEALTEITGRPVILADRNLLENRQREIIKHLDEGRNVAVVTVGDPMIATTHVSLAIEARKKGHDLKVIPGISVHCYVISKSMLSSYKFGRSVTVTFPVLGKLDPTPYRVIKANREQGLHTILYLDLKEDAVMTAEVALNYLLQLEKEIGEGVLTHEDWIVVGERLGCPDERVRAMKIKAAKMEKFGEPPHIIIVPSRNLYEMEVEALKCLV from the coding sequence ATGGCAAACATATACTTTGTAGGACTCGGACCTTCAAAAATGTTTCTTACAAAAGCTTCAATCGAAGCCATGAGGAATGCAGACTTAATCATGCTAGACAAATACACGTCCATAACTTGTGACTTGACAGCAGAGGCTTTGACAGAGATAACAGGTAGGCCTGTAATTTTGGCTGATCGTAACCTGTTGGAGAACAGGCAGAGGGAGATAATAAAGCATCTGGATGAGGGTAGGAACGTTGCTGTGGTAACTGTAGGAGACCCAATGATAGCTACCACACACGTTAGTTTAGCGATAGAGGCTAGAAAAAAGGGGCACGATCTGAAGGTTATTCCAGGAATCTCAGTTCACTGTTACGTGATCTCTAAGTCCATGCTTTCATCGTATAAGTTCGGAAGGTCAGTGACAGTGACCTTCCCGGTCTTGGGAAAGCTCGATCCCACGCCTTACCGGGTAATTAAGGCAAATAGGGAACAGGGGCTTCATACCATACTTTATCTAGACTTGAAGGAGGACGCTGTCATGACCGCCGAGGTTGCGTTGAACTACTTGTTACAATTAGAGAAGGAAATTGGAGAGGGCGTTCTAACTCATGAAGATTGGATAGTTGTAGGAGAGAGGTTAGGTTGCCCAGACGAAAGGGTGAGAGCTATGAAAATAAAAGCTGCAAAAATGGAAAAATTCGGAGAACCACCGCATATTATAATAGTTCCGTCCAGAAACCTATACGAAATGGAGGTAGAAGCTCTCAAATGTCTGGTCTGA
- a CDS encoding H/ACA RNA-protein complex protein Gar1, translating to MGSIKSVVLKDKWLIEANPSIDYSKKDPSGLVVLDSSKNRVGKVLDVIGNQRRPYLLVEPLQDQVPKGQLLLEMPFKKSRR from the coding sequence ATGGGCTCGATAAAATCTGTAGTGTTAAAGGATAAGTGGCTCATCGAAGCTAATCCGTCAATAGATTACTCTAAGAAAGATCCATCAGGTTTAGTCGTCCTGGATTCCAGTAAAAATAGGGTAGGGAAAGTTCTCGATGTAATAGGAAACCAAAGGAGGCCTTACCTTCTAGTAGAACCTCTCCAAGACCAGGTTCCTAAAGGTCAGCTTCTCTTGGAAATGCCATTTAAAAAGAGCAGAAGGTGA
- a CDS encoding metallophosphoesterase, with amino-acid sequence MVNIINGLEVEGDLPVLYSRGLDSVILSDVHIGYEEEMASKGIFLPRIQKKRFITIYKKAIEIFHTNKIIINGDMKHRFNALGRQEKEDLSDIFKDLRESGLSVKLVKGNHDNYISLVAEKFDNVDLLDQIEANNLYIFHGHREVEVKENVVYVIGHEHPRLSLRDKLGFAKKFPCFLLAPLGQNSFAVVLPALGIYQSGNDVSLAHSGYMSPIMKKHAVLEKTKPYVIVENEGIMEFPELGLLKNIIF; translated from the coding sequence TTGGTTAATATAATAAATGGCCTAGAGGTTGAGGGAGATCTGCCGGTTCTATACTCAAGGGGATTGGACTCTGTGATATTATCTGACGTTCATATTGGTTATGAGGAGGAGATGGCTTCCAAGGGAATTTTTCTTCCTAGAATTCAGAAGAAACGATTCATTACAATTTATAAAAAAGCAATTGAAATATTTCATACAAATAAAATAATTATTAATGGCGATATGAAACACAGATTTAATGCGTTAGGGAGACAAGAGAAGGAAGACTTATCGGACATATTTAAGGACTTGAGGGAAAGCGGGCTTTCCGTAAAGCTTGTGAAGGGAAATCACGACAATTATATTTCTTTAGTTGCGGAAAAATTTGATAATGTAGATCTTTTGGACCAAATTGAAGCTAATAACCTGTATATCTTTCATGGTCATAGGGAAGTGGAAGTAAAGGAAAACGTGGTCTACGTTATAGGGCATGAACATCCAAGGCTTTCATTGAGAGACAAATTGGGTTTCGCCAAAAAGTTCCCCTGTTTCCTCCTAGCCCCACTTGGACAAAATTCTTTCGCTGTAGTCCTACCAGCCCTAGGGATTTATCAGTCAGGTAACGATGTGTCGCTAGCTCACTCCGGTTATATGAGCCCTATAATGAAGAAGCACGCAGTTTTGGAGAAAACCAAGCCTTACGTCATTGTGGAGAACGAGGGTATAATGGAATTTCCGGAGCTAGGCCTGTTGAAGAACATTATTTTCTAA
- a CDS encoding winged helix-turn-helix transcriptional regulator, giving the protein MESKFSIEKEELIHQKIMERGDDGISQQELAKSLGLSTRELAVVIKKLIEKKMITKKAIRENGKSVIKLFAIRTIEESNIRINLVSIENIPCFSCKLLFKCDNGAHVNPSSCTKLSSWILSLV; this is encoded by the coding sequence TTGGAATCAAAATTTTCAATAGAAAAGGAGGAGTTAATTCATCAAAAAATAATGGAAAGAGGAGATGACGGAATTTCTCAGCAGGAACTGGCGAAGAGTCTTGGACTTTCTACAAGAGAACTTGCCGTTGTCATTAAAAAACTTATTGAAAAGAAAATGATAACCAAGAAGGCCATCAGGGAAAATGGAAAGAGTGTCATAAAGCTTTTTGCCATAAGGACAATAGAAGAGTCCAATATTCGGATTAACCTAGTCAGTATAGAGAACATTCCATGTTTTTCGTGTAAGCTTCTATTTAAATGTGATAACGGTGCACACGTTAACCCAAGCTCGTGCACTAAACTATCTTCGTGGATTCTTTCTCTGGTATGA
- a CDS encoding helix-turn-helix domain-containing protein: MMPKLFEEVLELLHEESVNFTLIEYPEKTRKSIDIIAKGYKDRRFVIKVSSEKISKEEAKDLRNFSAVVGGMPIIITEETEEDIAIGKDNVVGLSLEGLIKAVRGEKIYIYRTRGGIFVKIKSDVLRRKRTEMNYSMGDLSKILGVSRKTIYDYENGESDVSIEVAEKLVDLFGEEVIGDVCEYSKLKLQVEEGEEGDTISSRIAKNLSEIGFKSTSVRFTAVDVAASKGSKKVLITIEPRNSELIEKKLREASKIANELMSELLIVVRSASLANKLRKDGFKTLMSDAISSLDNEVNRDS; encoded by the coding sequence ATGATGCCTAAACTTTTTGAAGAGGTATTGGAATTACTTCATGAAGAGAGTGTAAATTTCACTCTGATAGAGTACCCGGAGAAGACTAGAAAATCAATAGATATTATAGCAAAGGGATACAAGGACAGAAGATTTGTTATTAAAGTATCCTCAGAAAAAATTTCAAAGGAGGAGGCAAAGGATCTAAGAAACTTCTCCGCGGTTGTTGGAGGTATGCCCATAATAATCACCGAGGAAACGGAAGAGGACATTGCAATTGGCAAGGACAACGTGGTCGGACTTTCGTTAGAGGGGCTAATAAAAGCTGTAAGGGGAGAGAAGATTTACATATATAGAACCAGGGGAGGGATATTTGTAAAAATTAAATCGGATGTACTAAGGAGAAAGAGGACGGAAATGAATTACAGTATGGGTGACCTATCCAAAATACTGGGAGTTTCCAGGAAAACCATCTACGATTACGAGAACGGAGAGTCAGATGTGTCCATTGAGGTCGCAGAGAAGTTAGTCGATTTGTTCGGAGAGGAGGTCATAGGTGACGTCTGTGAGTATTCAAAATTGAAACTTCAGGTAGAAGAAGGGGAAGAAGGAGATACCATAAGCTCTAGGATAGCAAAGAACTTGAGCGAGATAGGTTTTAAATCAACGTCAGTCAGGTTTACTGCAGTGGACGTAGCAGCTTCAAAGGGTTCTAAGAAGGTTTTGATAACCATTGAGCCCAGGAACTCTGAGCTGATAGAGAAGAAGCTCAGGGAAGCGTCAAAAATAGCCAACGAGCTGATGTCAGAACTTCTAATAGTAGTGAGGAGCGCATCCTTAGCAAATAAGCTCAGGAAGGATGGATTTAAAACCCTCATGTCCGATGCTATCAGTAGCCTGGATAATGAGGTTAATAGAGACAGTTGA
- a CDS encoding coiled-coil protein, with product MSNPPAEATEESIYKKISNVRQEISNLREQKYALIEEVRKIRQKRAEKIEKLKATRLQIKTVFEEYNSRINELKELKQKKEQLFEVIKEMKKEFEEIRNVMKKTQGMNPDLLEKRIKSLEWKIQTSSLTLEEEKKLIQRIAEMEKKLNEAKKILKIKEKGSEERAEFLAKRIELATIRQKISTLISEITDKRKILKSLRDERDKLVKELDQLSSQLKEKSKQIDDLNAQIDSKRKELDELSKTVKEMKRGGNVYRPNQTEVTEMMEKKKKMAEEKLKNGERLTFEEIYALYGDNRGTNEDGDNIH from the coding sequence ATGAGCAATCCGCCAGCAGAGGCCACGGAAGAGAGCATCTATAAAAAGATATCAAACGTAAGGCAAGAAATTTCAAATCTTCGAGAGCAAAAATATGCCCTTATTGAGGAAGTAAGGAAAATAAGGCAAAAGAGAGCTGAGAAGATAGAGAAGCTGAAGGCAACTAGGTTACAAATAAAAACTGTTTTTGAGGAGTATAATTCTAGAATCAATGAGCTAAAAGAGTTGAAGCAAAAGAAAGAGCAATTATTCGAAGTAATTAAAGAGATGAAAAAGGAGTTCGAAGAGATACGAAATGTAATGAAGAAAACTCAAGGAATGAACCCTGACCTTTTGGAGAAAAGGATCAAAAGTCTAGAATGGAAAATTCAAACCTCATCCCTAACCCTTGAGGAAGAGAAAAAGTTGATTCAGAGAATAGCTGAAATGGAGAAAAAACTTAATGAAGCGAAAAAAATCCTAAAAATTAAGGAAAAGGGTAGCGAGGAGAGGGCTGAGTTTCTGGCTAAAAGGATAGAGTTGGCTACTATCAGGCAAAAGATATCAACCTTAATTTCTGAGATTACAGATAAGAGGAAAATACTAAAGAGTTTAAGGGATGAGAGAGATAAATTAGTAAAAGAGCTTGACCAATTGTCTTCTCAATTAAAGGAAAAGAGTAAACAAATAGATGATTTAAACGCTCAGATAGACTCCAAGAGAAAGGAATTGGACGAACTGTCTAAAACAGTGAAGGAGATGAAGAGGGGCGGAAATGTATACAGGCCCAATCAGACCGAGGTAACGGAGATGATGGAGAAAAAGAAGAAAATGGCAGAGGAAAAACTAAAGAACGGTGAAAGACTAACCTTCGAGGAGATATACGCCCTCTACGGGGACAATAGGGGTACTAATGAAGACGGCGATAATATACATTGA
- a CDS encoding fibrillarin-like rRNA/tRNA 2'-O-methyltransferase produces the protein MSETLDTIKESGMENVYECIYNDGTVRLCTKNLAKGFTVYGERTVNFKGVEYREWNAFRSKLAGAILKGLKENPVKKGSKVLYLGAASGTTPSHISDIVEKEGKVFGVEFSPRVVRELILVAQHRPNLFPILADARFPHTYSSLIEDVEILYVDIAQPDQTDIAIYNARYFLKEGGSLLLAIKARSIDVTKDPSEIFKAEAEKLSREGFDISQIINLTPYDKDHAMVLAKFKG, from the coding sequence ATGTCTGAAACTCTTGACACTATAAAAGAGTCTGGGATGGAGAACGTTTACGAGTGCATTTACAATGATGGGACTGTAAGGCTTTGCACGAAGAACCTAGCTAAGGGATTTACAGTTTACGGAGAGAGAACTGTGAACTTTAAGGGTGTAGAATATAGGGAGTGGAACGCCTTCAGGAGTAAGTTGGCTGGAGCTATATTGAAGGGGTTGAAGGAGAACCCGGTCAAAAAAGGCTCAAAGGTTCTTTATTTAGGAGCTGCGTCTGGCACTACACCGAGTCACATCTCCGACATAGTAGAGAAAGAAGGAAAAGTATTCGGAGTTGAGTTCTCCCCTAGGGTTGTAAGAGAGTTAATACTTGTAGCTCAGCATAGGCCCAACCTTTTCCCTATCCTAGCAGACGCTAGATTCCCCCACACATACTCTTCCCTAATAGAGGACGTTGAGATACTGTATGTTGATATCGCTCAGCCGGATCAAACGGACATAGCAATTTATAACGCGCGTTATTTCCTAAAAGAGGGAGGAAGCCTGCTGTTGGCAATAAAGGCCAGAAGCATAGACGTCACTAAGGACCCATCTGAGATATTTAAAGCGGAAGCAGAGAAGTTGAGCAGAGAAGGTTTCGATATATCTCAGATAATAAATCTAACTCCGTACGACAAGGACCACGCCATGGTATTAGCCAAGTTCAAGGGCTGA
- a CDS encoding C/D box methylation guide ribonucleoprotein complex aNOP56 subunit (functions along with aFIB and aL7a; guides 2'-O-methylation of ribose to specific sites in RNAs) — translation MKVYLAEHTIGSFAFDEDGKLIDYVLNPKELGKIVDILINSEKGEPMPSTLELLQKVKPTEVVLESESESAKMQSLGLKVTSKPHHLGTKTLRNSLVEYAIKTKFAENQDEVYDFLYQVSLEYTRRKLRRAAQKRDLLAIQAIRAIDDIDKTINLFSERLREWYSIHFPEMDKMIEDHEQYSRIVSNIGYRDNVTEDQLLQLGLNEQKARKLFDASKKSIGADISEADINSIKDLADTILSLYKLRNSLYDYLDSIMREVAPNVTALVGPTLGARLLSLAGSLEELSKMPASTIQVLGAEKALFRALKSGSRPPKHGIIFQYPAIHVSPRWQRGKIARALAAKLAIASRIDAYSGRFIGTQLVDQMNRRIEEIKTKYAQPPPRKAQPPKDQGERREGKKEHKKGKKGKRR, via the coding sequence ATGAAAGTTTATTTAGCGGAACACACAATTGGGTCCTTTGCCTTCGACGAGGATGGAAAGCTTATAGACTACGTTTTGAACCCGAAGGAGCTGGGAAAGATTGTTGATATACTAATAAACTCAGAGAAGGGAGAACCCATGCCATCCACACTAGAGCTTTTGCAGAAAGTGAAACCAACCGAAGTCGTTCTGGAAAGCGAGAGTGAAAGCGCAAAGATGCAAAGCCTAGGACTGAAGGTCACATCTAAACCACATCACTTGGGCACTAAAACCTTGAGGAACTCCCTTGTTGAGTATGCGATTAAAACTAAGTTTGCTGAAAATCAGGACGAGGTTTATGACTTTCTTTATCAAGTGTCCTTGGAGTACACCAGGAGGAAACTAAGAAGAGCAGCTCAGAAGAGGGATCTCCTAGCTATTCAAGCTATACGGGCAATAGACGATATTGACAAGACGATTAACTTGTTCTCTGAAAGGCTTAGGGAGTGGTATAGTATACATTTCCCAGAAATGGATAAAATGATAGAGGATCACGAGCAGTACTCAAGGATAGTGTCAAACATAGGGTACAGGGACAACGTCACGGAGGATCAACTACTTCAATTGGGTTTGAATGAACAGAAGGCGAGGAAACTTTTCGATGCTTCAAAGAAAAGCATAGGGGCTGACATATCTGAGGCTGATATAAACTCCATCAAGGACTTAGCTGACACGATTCTGTCTCTTTATAAACTGAGAAATTCACTTTACGATTATCTAGATTCCATAATGAGGGAAGTCGCACCTAACGTGACTGCCCTAGTTGGACCCACTTTGGGCGCTAGATTGTTGAGCCTCGCTGGCAGCTTGGAGGAACTTTCTAAGATGCCAGCTAGCACCATTCAGGTTCTAGGGGCTGAGAAAGCTTTATTCAGGGCTCTAAAGAGCGGAAGCAGGCCTCCCAAACATGGAATAATATTCCAATATCCAGCAATTCACGTCTCCCCCAGATGGCAACGAGGTAAGATAGCCAGAGCTTTAGCGGCTAAGTTGGCGATAGCTTCAAGGATAGATGCATACAGCGGGAGGTTCATCGGAACTCAACTTGTAGATCAGATGAACAGGAGGATTGAGGAGATAAAGACTAAGTATGCACAGCCTCCGCCTAGAAAGGCACAGCCCCCTAAGGATCAAGGCGAAAGGAGGGAAGGCAAGAAAGAGCATAAAAAGGGAAAAAAGGGTAAGAGAAGATAG
- a CDS encoding transcription initiation factor IIB yields the protein MQCPICGGIDIILDPSRGLYVCRNDGVVIEENLVDQGPEWRVFDPSDHQKKSRVGAAVTERVHDKGIATVIGFGGRVKDKLKAVRLQRLQNKTRVSSKDKKIVTFLSILNSEAGKLGLPVHVKEDAAGILKKLVESGLARRVDMYALVGATLYYVCRVNKIPIYPQEIKDRYQLNSSDLWNALERVQKVAKAEKINYPYPVAGEGVIMRGPSPIEHIPKIINTLKLPQPIETKAADIVDMLYRNGLTSGKSYLSIAAAAVYLVSTLMDHKKTQKEVAEALKITEVTIRNRYKEIIDALDIEVSL from the coding sequence ATGCAATGTCCCATTTGTGGAGGCATAGACATAATCCTAGATCCTAGCAGAGGGTTGTACGTCTGTCGAAATGATGGCGTTGTGATAGAAGAAAATCTAGTTGATCAAGGACCGGAGTGGAGAGTGTTCGATCCCTCTGATCATCAGAAAAAGAGCAGGGTAGGGGCAGCTGTTACTGAAAGGGTTCACGACAAGGGGATAGCCACAGTAATAGGCTTTGGAGGAAGGGTAAAGGATAAGCTAAAGGCTGTGAGGCTCCAAAGGTTACAGAATAAAACAAGGGTCTCCTCTAAGGACAAAAAAATAGTAACTTTTCTTTCTATACTGAACAGTGAGGCCGGTAAGTTAGGCTTACCGGTTCATGTAAAAGAGGACGCTGCAGGTATCCTAAAGAAGTTAGTTGAGTCTGGTTTGGCTAGAAGAGTAGACATGTATGCCCTTGTAGGTGCTACTCTATACTACGTCTGTAGGGTTAACAAGATCCCCATATATCCTCAGGAGATAAAGGACAGGTATCAGCTCAACTCTAGCGATCTATGGAATGCCCTAGAGAGAGTCCAGAAGGTAGCTAAGGCCGAGAAGATAAACTATCCCTATCCTGTGGCTGGGGAGGGAGTAATCATGAGGGGTCCAAGCCCTATAGAGCATATTCCAAAGATAATCAATACCCTGAAACTACCTCAGCCTATAGAGACCAAGGCAGCTGACATTGTGGACATGCTTTACCGAAACGGACTCACAAGCGGCAAAAGCTACCTCTCCATAGCTGCTGCAGCAGTTTACCTGGTGAGCACTCTTATGGATCATAAAAAGACCCAAAAGGAGGTTGCTGAGGCTCTGAAAATAACTGAAGTTACAATTAGGAACAGATATAAGGAAATAATAGACGCTTTGGACATAGAAGTGAGCCTGTGA
- a CDS encoding DUF373 family protein, producing the protein MKTAIIYIDIDDDLSKAGISSPVIGETKARQAIEKASRFLALDSDFNSMVTAFNIYLDMKEKGEDVEIVFIAGSQRGGLDSQMVLSKQVDEVIRVVKPDQAILVYDSPEDAKAIPVIESRLKIVGIERVIVEQHRGVEETYILFAKYIKRLVTETRYSRLFLGVPGIILFVSSILAIAGLTAYVLPAILLVLGGAMLVRGFGIDDALEKWWENSTAMVIVAILSAISLVLAIVNGYLTALTFNTLSIKSTSSIILAILPYLTFSIIILYFGKLISRALIKDIKIWHDMLKIVASILAYFILSDILKNLQSGIYVIQLQYLYLLLLSSFVLIVTYFGLLNVEKSRVKSQ; encoded by the coding sequence ATGAAGACGGCGATAATATACATTGATATTGATGACGATTTAAGTAAGGCAGGGATATCCTCTCCCGTAATAGGGGAGACTAAAGCGCGTCAGGCTATAGAGAAGGCATCTAGATTTTTGGCATTGGACTCAGACTTCAATTCAATGGTTACCGCTTTCAATATCTACTTGGACATGAAGGAGAAAGGAGAGGACGTGGAAATCGTTTTCATTGCTGGATCTCAGAGGGGGGGTCTGGACTCTCAAATGGTTTTATCTAAGCAAGTTGACGAGGTTATAAGAGTAGTAAAGCCCGACCAAGCCATCCTTGTGTATGATTCCCCAGAGGATGCTAAGGCAATCCCAGTGATTGAAAGTAGGTTGAAAATTGTGGGGATAGAAAGGGTTATAGTGGAACAACATAGGGGAGTTGAGGAGACTTACATTCTTTTCGCTAAGTATATTAAAAGATTGGTGACAGAGACGCGCTACTCTAGGCTTTTCCTCGGAGTTCCTGGTATAATCCTGTTTGTATCTAGCATTTTGGCAATAGCTGGATTAACGGCATACGTTTTACCTGCTATACTTCTGGTTTTAGGGGGTGCGATGTTAGTGAGAGGATTCGGGATAGACGATGCCTTGGAGAAGTGGTGGGAAAACTCTACAGCCATGGTTATAGTTGCCATTCTTTCCGCCATCTCTCTGGTTTTAGCAATAGTGAATGGATACCTTACCGCTTTAACTTTTAACACATTATCAATAAAAAGCACCTCTAGTATAATATTGGCAATATTACCCTATCTTACATTCTCTATTATTATACTCTATTTTGGAAAATTAATATCCAGAGCGTTAATTAAAGATATAAAGATATGGCATGATATGCTTAAAATTGTGGCTTCAATTTTAGCCTACTTTATTCTAAGTGATATTCTTAAGAATTTGCAGAGCGGAATCTACGTCATTCAGTTGCAATATCTCTACTTACTCCTCCTTTCGTCTTTCGTCCTCATTGTTACTTATTTTGGATTACTAAACGTCGAGAAGAGCAGAGTAAAAAGCCAATAG
- a CDS encoding DUF5622 domain-containing protein — protein MSLKHGKYVYVEVGKSRYAVLRVLKSREENSADRYLVTGKVVAKKSRNAKILKVEDIPLEVRDKLQIKQA, from the coding sequence ATGTCTCTCAAACATGGGAAGTACGTCTATGTGGAAGTAGGAAAATCTAGATATGCAGTACTGAGGGTGTTAAAGAGTAGGGAAGAGAACTCAGCTGACAGGTATCTAGTTACTGGGAAGGTTGTCGCAAAGAAATCAAGGAATGCTAAGATACTTAAAGTTGAGGATATTCCCCTAGAAGTTAGGGATAAGCTACAAATAAAGCAAGCTTAG
- a CDS encoding tRNA (guanine(26)-N(2))-dimethyltransferase, with translation MRLIETVEGKARILLPDPSEYERDGRFDPAWSPVFYNPRMIFNRDLSVVVVSSISPKSVLDVMSATGVRGIRYYLESEVRGEIIFNDKNPVATELITKNIASNGVEKARVERSDANSLMHRVKVEYTDLDPFGTPAPFLQAAVSSLRRRGVLGVTATDLSALEGKSRNSCKRKYGAFCNKLSFSKEAGLRLLLAKIAMEASIVEKGIHPLITLYRDYYYRIFVRMEDGAKKADNTLEKIGSLYECESCGYSFMGKGFCDRVCPVCGGSLRSMYPAWIGELADVEFLGKVKELLPRFNYLENFPALFKLIGSLTSEQRYGLYYRLDVLSSKLRRNMPSMEEMIKCLGDATRTHFHLQGIKTSKEFHEVLECIKSSSHG, from the coding sequence ATGAGGTTAATAGAGACAGTTGAAGGAAAGGCAAGAATTTTACTCCCTGATCCCTCGGAGTATGAGAGAGACGGTAGGTTCGATCCTGCCTGGTCCCCAGTCTTTTACAATCCCAGGATGATCTTCAACAGGGATCTGAGTGTAGTAGTTGTATCTTCCATTTCCCCCAAATCAGTTCTGGACGTTATGTCCGCTACTGGCGTAAGGGGAATAAGATACTATCTTGAGAGCGAGGTTCGCGGAGAAATTATTTTTAACGATAAAAACCCTGTTGCTACAGAACTTATTACAAAAAATATAGCATCGAACGGCGTTGAGAAGGCAAGGGTAGAGAGGTCAGATGCCAATTCTCTAATGCATAGGGTGAAGGTAGAGTACACCGATCTGGATCCCTTTGGAACCCCAGCTCCCTTTCTGCAAGCAGCAGTCTCATCTCTTAGAAGGAGGGGAGTGTTGGGAGTGACAGCTACAGACCTATCGGCTTTGGAGGGAAAATCAAGGAATTCCTGTAAGAGGAAATACGGCGCATTTTGCAATAAACTCTCCTTCTCTAAGGAGGCTGGATTAAGACTCCTCCTGGCAAAGATTGCAATGGAAGCTTCAATAGTGGAAAAGGGGATCCATCCATTAATAACCTTGTATAGGGATTACTATTACAGAATTTTTGTTAGGATGGAAGACGGTGCGAAGAAAGCCGACAATACTTTGGAAAAAATCGGGTCTCTTTATGAATGTGAAAGTTGCGGGTACTCGTTTATGGGTAAGGGCTTCTGCGATAGGGTATGTCCCGTGTGTGGGGGAAGTTTGAGGTCAATGTATCCAGCATGGATAGGAGAGCTAGCCGATGTTGAATTTTTGGGTAAAGTGAAAGAATTGCTCCCTAGATTTAATTATCTTGAGAACTTCCCAGCCCTCTTTAAACTCATTGGGTCTTTGACCAGCGAGCAAAGATATGGACTGTACTACCGACTTGACGTCCTGTCGTCCAAGCTCAGACGAAATATGCCCTCCATGGAAGAGATGATCAAATGCCTTGGAGACGCTACTAGAACCCACTTCCACCTCCAGGGAATAAAGACCTCTAAGGAATTTCATGAGGTCTTGGAATGCATAAAATCAAGTAGCCATGGTTGA
- a CDS encoding DUF61 family protein, whose protein sequence is MFDKIFQIGLRDILDSMPAEYVTLKEALDGKLEISLHNGLKHRFDINEVKKISSVVPLYLWSMVRIPFIIVKLQTPGEYSINGSEWDRKAISMVLQDSRTVISVGQMESLLREFKSLIFITLGYDSISEESIKEEGL, encoded by the coding sequence TTGTTCGATAAAATCTTCCAGATAGGACTAAGGGATATCTTAGATTCTATGCCAGCGGAATACGTTACTCTAAAGGAAGCTCTAGACGGTAAGTTGGAAATTTCTCTACATAATGGACTAAAGCACCGCTTTGATATTAACGAAGTAAAGAAGATCTCTTCCGTGGTTCCCCTATACCTTTGGTCAATGGTGAGGATACCATTTATCATAGTTAAGTTACAGACTCCTGGAGAATATTCAATAAACGGATCAGAGTGGGATAGGAAGGCTATATCTATGGTTCTTCAGGATTCGAGGACGGTAATTTCTGTAGGACAAATGGAATCCCTTTTGAGGGAGTTTAAATCATTAATATTTATTACCCTTGGTTATGATAGTATTTCTGAAGAGAGCATCAAAGAGGAAGGTTTATAA